From the Huiozyma naganishii CBS 8797 chromosome 13, complete genome genome, the window TAATGTTCGGTTTCATACCTCCCAACCCTGATCCTAAGAAAACGTTTCTTACGCCCCAAGGTAAGGTTGGACCTGTACCAACCTGGATGAAGGCCTTGATTTTTGCTATATCCCTGATTTCACACCATGCACTTTTCTgctttttcaattcttcgTATTGCTTCTGAAAATTCGATGTAACTGTAACATGACCCAAAATGTAAAGACCtcccttcttcaagtggTTACAAAACCGAATCAAGTTCCAGcttgttcttggattgTCAACTAATAATAAGATTTGTGGTCTCCAATACTTGATATTATCTTGTTTCAACCGCAGCAAATATTTTCGAACTTGATGGTATATTAAGCTTTGAGAAACATCCCCCCAAGGTTTGGGTGGACAGCAGTAATGTATTATGAGAAATAAGATCATCATTGCTGATATAAGAGCAGAGGCAATGACACCATCCACAATAATCATGGCTAATACGGAAAGTACAGCACCAGAAAAAGCAGTATATCTATCGAAATACTTGAAACTTGGTCTAAAGTttggtgctgctgcaaTTTCCAGGAAAAAACACGCCAAGTTCATGACAATAAATGTCATCAAAAACGTCATTGTAATAAAGGAGGCAATTTTGTTAACATCcgaaaacaaacaaagcTGTGTTAGCACCCATGTAAATACCAAGGAGTAAACCGGTTTACGGCAAAACAGTGATAGACCGAAAATTATTGAATCCTTTGCTATGGCTTCTAGTACGTATGCAGCTCCAACCATACCGACAATGATGGAAAATAAAGAGGTAGATAATTCTCCTAGGAAAATTAACCACTGAACAGCACTAACAGATTGGATCACCTGTACCTCTCTATACAAAGTCTCTCTGGGAATAGAAGCACTCATAAAAAGAACCACCACGGAATAACATAGAAAAGTGAACAACAGCCCCCAAAGAGTTCCCTTCGGTATGGACTTGGAAGGTTTGCGCAGTTCACTAGACATCCCAGCACCTGCAAATATACCAGCGGTTGCAGGGAAGAAAACACCAAAAAGGTTGCTGAAagtttccttcttttttagCAGTGATCCAGCCGCACCTTTGGTGAAGTGTGGATATAGATTACCCATAAACGTTTCCCAACGAGGACCTGTATATGCAATACGACCATCATCAAAGGCATGTTTGAAAAAAGTCGAAATGGGGATTGAAACGATTGAGGAAACCAACACAAAGAACATAATGTTACCAGCTTTAGAGACTGTCTGCGAACCTACCAGGGCAATaccaaaacaaaaaagcAGAACAATCGTAGCATATATGAATCGCAATTCATTACCGTCCGGTAGCACCGAAAACAATACCCCTTCGGAGTCCGCTTTCCCTAGGTTGTATAGTATTGGTTCGATAATCCCAATAGCGTTCATCCCGCTATTGAACACTTGTCCTAAAAAGAATACAAGGCCGATGGACCCGCCGAATTCAGGGCCCAAACACCGCGAAATCATGTAATACGCACCACCCCCTCGTACGGTCCCGTTTGTCGATATTGCTGATATACTTAATGTCGTCAAAAGGTTGATCAGGTAACTGAGCAAGAGTAACCCGATTGTGCAAATGATACCCAGCTGTCCCAGAATAAATCCAAACCGGAGAAACATCAAAATAGAAAGCACATTCAGTGCCGTTGGGACAAAAACACCATCATAAGTAcccaatttatccttaTGAGGATTTTCAGGGTCATATCTAGATGACTGCTTCCCGCTAGTCGGAGTAGCATGATAGCTGAAGTACGTTTCACTTTCTCTTCTGGACGCGGGGAGCAGTAATGAAGCCGCATTCGAGGTTGATTCGGTAACCACATGTGTAGGCCTGTGACTACCTAAAATCTGGTAAAATTTGGAAGGCATGTGACTGCGTGCCCTACTTTTTTTGACCGTTCCAACTGATCCGGTTATCGTTCAGAGTGGACGCTCACTTCCcttacaaaaaataaataaatagaGATAAAATATGCCAAGTAAGCAAATCATCGAATAAGTGGTGTTCTGGAGGTTCCTAAGGCAATAGTAAAGGCAAAGATGATCTGTGCAGAGTAGTAAAGAGTAGCTGGTAACAGggtgtattttttttgttctgaAAATGTATGGCTCATTGACTGCTTGTCACTAAGTTCATGTTCAGAGTATTTTAAATGACGTTTGATCGACTGAGGAGTGATACATGATAATATACAAACACATTAATCGTAGATAAAGTCCACTAGTAAATGTTATCTTTGATTCTTGTACCTCTTGAAAATCAACATAGACTTattctttaattttttttgcctTACTCTCCAGTGTATCCCATAATTTATCTACATCctcttcagtttcttcgaTGaccctcttcctcttctgtttcGTTTTCTGTTTATCAACAACGGGCTCGGCAGTTTGCACTG encodes:
- the VHC1 gene encoding Vhc1p (similar to Saccharomyces cerevisiae YBR235W; ancestral locus Anc_6.146) codes for the protein MPSKFYQILGSHRPTHVVTESTSNAASLLLPASRRESETYFSYHATPTSGKQSSRYDPENPHKDKLGTYDGVFVPTALNVLSILMFLRFGFILGQLGIICTIGLLLLSYLINLLTTLSISAISTNGTVRGGGAYYMISRCLGPEFGGSIGLVFFLGQVFNSGMNAIGIIEPILYNLGKADSEGVLFSVLPDGNELRFIYATIVLLFCFGIALVGSQTVSKAGNIMFFVLVSSIVSIPISTFFKHAFDDGRIAYTGPRWETFMGNLYPHFTKGAAGSLLKKKETFSNLFGVFFPATAGIFAGAGMSSELRKPSKSIPKGTLWGLLFTFLCYSVVVLFMSASIPRETLYREVQVIQSVSAVQWLIFLGELSTSLFSIIVGMVGAAYVLEAIAKDSIIFGLSLFCRKPVYSLVFTWVLTQLCLFSDVNKIASFITMTFLMTFIVMNLACFFLEIAAAPNFRPSFKYFDRYTAFSGAVLSVLAMIIVDGVIASALISAMMILFLIIHYCCPPKPWGDVSQSLIYHQVRKYLLRLKQDNIKYWRPQILLLVDNPRTSWNLIRFCNHLKKGGLYILGHVTVTSNFQKQYEELKKQKSAWCEIRDIAKIKAFIQVGTGPTLPWGVRNVFLGSGLGGMKPNITVVGFFDLYSRHKARTALDSKGLTSRHATDSNQLVVDIPDYKDPLPTDACKNEEKVKVTQWVQIIEDLSLMQSNIAIAHGFADIELPTGNENETKKKKVIDLYPIQMSATVDGTREWPAMISSNFDTYTLILQLGAILITVPEWKRTHLVRVVLFVEKDADRSAEIQRMTKLLQVLRIEAEVLVVSLDQFRFYNTIVNGDSISLDYVNMKLKDSQWWKDLVEARQTLFPKRRFSTTKPIETNAPYDKSHLHRYDTSKLQKLGVSFKMSSNMPQQPPTVSSTSDSDESGEIDSGKPSISCSQLSINQISKKLNKMHKTNNRCDTLREIKSTHSLKPVFSSNTIPKTRILEDGTGDKPTLVPIADEDLASESTRNEVLPDLSPCDSEESLVTAMKNVKFDDLPGIAQHLILNDVMKQVSRESGLIFSTLPIPPLGTHKDYDDSLQYVKDLDIWLDGLPPTMLINSQTMTVTTAL